The following nucleotide sequence is from Apium graveolens cultivar Ventura chromosome 4, ASM990537v1, whole genome shotgun sequence.
CCTTGACGGCCACAACTTATGCGCGGGGAAGCCCTGATCGACCATGCAATAtttggaggccttttggcctaccagaaGCCTCTGTATCAGAGCCTTGAGGTCCATAACTTATGCGCGGGAAAGTCCTGGCCGACCAGGAAACATTTGAAGGCCTTTTGGCCTACTAGAAGCCTCTGTAGCAGAGCCTTGAGGCCATAACTCACCTCCGTAGTGGCCTTGGTCTATCATCCAACAATTTAAGGTCTTTTTACTCACTAAAGGCTCTTGTGGAAGAGCCTTGAGACCCTCAAAAAACTTCTCTAGAGGCCTCCCTGAGTTGTTCTCTGGAAATGTTTGGAAAAGGATAAGTCCCAGTGGAACCAAGTTTCGTAAGGACTAGAAGTCCACGAGAACGAGTTGGTTGGAGTGCATAAACATCCTGCAAGATAAGTTTTAGCAAATTTAGTGAAGCACAAGACTTCCTACGAAGGAAAAGTTCAGTAGACCATAGAGAGGTTAGCAAGAACGAGTATAGAACCTCCATCAGGATGAGTACAGCACGTTCGCTAAAATAGCCGTAGCTGAACCCTGAGGAACTCAAAGGAAGCTTTGAAATTAATTCCATGGGCTATCAAGGACCACAAGAGCATATCAAGGTTAGTAGAAACCTAGTACTCTTAGTGAGAAGTTAAAAAAAAGTGGGGGGTAGGAACCCCTGGGCAACCACCTCTAGGCCAACCAAGAACTGGCTGACTAGGAGGTGGCCGACGAGAACCCTCTACCCCAAAGTGGCCGAGCAGCCCATTTTAGGGGCTTGAGGCCGAGCAGAGCCTCCTGCCCCAGGAGGTTCTGCTCGACCCCGAGCGCCCCTttcgaaattttttgaaaaaattcggaaaatataagaaaaaatcagaaattttttgaaattttttaaattttcaggaatgtgagattaagcccagattagggccgattagtgaAATTAAGCCCCGGTTAGGGCCGATTAGTGTATATTAAGCATAATTACCCCAAGTTAGGGATAATTAGTGATTGGTATGATCGAATTAGCCCCGATAAGGGCCGTTTAACCCATTGACTCTTATAATTAGTGTGAATTAGGGATAATTAGTATCGCATACATACTGATTAGTCTtgattagccccgattagggccgattagcctcgattaaggccaattagtgcattatagcttaaaattaggctctttTGAGCCTAATTAGCAACTTGTACATGGAAATTAACCCCTATTAGGGTCAATTAGCCCTGATTAGGGCCGACTAGCAGCTTTTaccctataattaaccttgaTGAAGGTTATGGGGTGATAAAAGCTCGCTTTGTAGTCCCGATTAGGACCGTTTAGTGTTGAACACCATCCAAATAGCCCCTACGTGGCCCTTAAGTGTGAATTCACACGCTAATAAgccgttgtaaatgtgtaggtcgctccacactttataATAATGCGGCGATACCCATGAAGGGACGATACCTGAAAAGGGCCAAAAGTACACCAAGTAGCGattagaccattataacttccatGAAAACTTGAGTAGTATTCACgaaagttggggggaaaatgatatggATAAAAATACgtcctaaagacacattaatatcgcattaattgcaCTTGGGCTTCTTGTCCAAAAAGTCCAACACAGGCATGTCTGGTCTAAGCTTCGTAGCAGGCCTGTCTGGTTTAAGCTTCGTAACAGGCCTACGACGGCCCAAGCAATCAAGACCCACCAGCGGAGGTCATCCAAGTCCACAAACACGAGCTattcacggactaggcccaatacggctggaagagcagagacatgtgttctaaacggactcaaagtcctacataAAAGGTTCTGGATCCCCTTCCCCAAGAGGACTCCTattcaccatctaagttggagacttgtccaccaagtctcccaacagaagtctaaccctagactcgccactatataaagggctctacccctcaatctaaaactacgtttttggcttgattctctacaacacagagatacgtaggcatcttgctaggaccgatagtcccgaacgcaagagcagccattaaagctcaaagctcaccaaccctagaattaaatactaaagtactcaggtttttattccacaacactCAGTTTGATAAATCAAGATATaatctatggaaaaagaaaatgctaTTGTATATTCGGGCATCGAATCCAGATTATATGAGAGTATTGAGAGAAGGAAGACATGTGCCGATGAAGGATCATCCGGAGTTGCCTAATATGAGAATGTCATGCCCTGAAGCAGAATGGAGTGCTCGTGATAAAGAACTGATAGCTCTGGATGAAGGCCTACAACTTATTTTggtggattcgatggatgatgatatgaGTCACCAAATTATGGTATGTGATAGTGCCAAGCACATATGGGAAACCATAAAGCTGCTTATGGAAGGAACTGAAGATGTTAGGCAGAATATTTTGGATATCTTGACTTTACAATATGAGGCCTTTAAGTCCTTTCCTGGAGAAAGTATTACTCAAGTCTTTGAAAGACTGAATAAGCAGTCAAACGAATTAAGTATTCATGGCAAGACTTATCCTCAGAGAGAAGTCAACAGGAAGTTTATGCTAGTGCTACCTCACCACTAAGAGAATAAGGCTTCATCTGTTTGTGAGCGTGTTGACTTTGAAACcatgacacttgagaagttgTATGATAAGCTGAAGACTCATGAAATGGAGCAAGAACAAAGGAAGATCATATATGGTGGTGGTACAGTTGATAGCAAGAATGCTGAACTACTCAAgacaactgctcttgtagctAGTGGAATCAAAGAGCTTGACATTACTGCTGAAAAACCTAAGTCTAAAGCTAAAACGCTCTTTGAGGCTGAATGGATGATGGAAACCTCTCTGGGAGTCCAAGGGACTACTACACCACTGAGGAGCTGCAAAGCATGGAAAATCCTACTATGGCCAATCTAGTAGGGATGTTCAGTAACATCAGGTTTAGAAGAAATCAAGGCTTTAGGGGTTCTGAAAGCAGCAACCGTGGTCAGAGGTCAAGTTC
It contains:
- the LOC141719043 gene encoding uncharacterized protein LOC141719043, which encodes MLLYIRASNPDYMRVLREGRHVPMKDHPELPNMRMSCPEAEWSARDKELIALDEGLQLILVDSMDDDMSHQIMVCDSAKHIWETIKLLMEGTEDVRQNILDILTLQYEAFKSFPGESITQVFERLNKQSNELSIHGKTYPQREVNRKFMLVLPHH